GGTTTAGTAGATTGACAGACCACAAAATAAACAGTTATGAATTACAGACCATTTAAAGACGTACAGGTAGCTGAAGTAGGATTGGGCACCTGGCAACTGGGCAGTGCCGACTGGGGAAACGTGTGTGATGAAGATGCCCTGCAGATCTTACAGGCATATACCGATGCTGGTGGCAACTTTATTGACACTGCTGATGTATATGGCATGGGGGTGAGTGAAACTATTATCGGTAAATTTTTATCCACTGTCAATAAAGAGCTGTTTGTCGCTACGAAGCTGGGCCGCAGAGGGGACAATGGTAATGGCTGGCCGCAGAACTTTTCCTATGATGCCATGAAGCGTCATACAGAAGCTTCTTTACAGCACCTGGGACTTTCCCGTTTATTCCTCCAGCAGCTGCATTGTATTCCTACGGAAGAAATGCAGTCCGGAAAGGTATTTGATCACCTTCGTAAGCTGCAGGACCAAGGACTGATCCGCTATTTCGGCGCCAGTGTAGAGACTTCGGAAGAAGCACTGATCTGCCTGGAGCAGGAAGGACTGGTTTCTCTGCAGATCATCTTCAACCTCTTCCGCCAGCATGTCGCCGATGAGATCTTTGCAAAGGCACAGGAAAAAGGTGTGGCATTGATCGTGCGGGTGCCGCTGGCCAGCGGACTGTTAAGCGGTCATTTCAAAGCGGATACCGTATTCCCCGAAAAAGATCATCGTAACTATAATGCCAATGGCGCTGCCTTTAATGCGGGAGAAACGTTCTCCGGAATAGACTTTAAAGAGGGCGTACGCCTGGCAGCCGATATGCAGCAACTATTACCGGAAGGTTCCATGGCGCAGTGGGCTATCCGCTGGATACTGGACCACCCTGCCGTGACCACGGTTATTCCAGGTGCATCCAGGGTCGAACAGGTGACCAGCAATGTGTCTGCTTCTCAACTGACGCCTTTATCTGCAGGTATCCATACACAGCTTAGAAAGCTGTATGAGAAAGATGTGCATGGCAGGATCAGGGGCCATTATTAACCGGTTGATTACACACAGGACTACCTACTAGTTAGTTTTGGTTATATCTTTACCCCCGGAACAGAGAAAATTGTCATGAGATATAACACACCTGTGCTTAAGAAAGACCAGCCCGATGATTCCTATAAATTCCGTGCATTACCACCACCCAGTGGAAGTTATCCGTACCGGTTGCTTTTAAAGGACGTACTGCCATCAGCAGATGA
The DNA window shown above is from Chitinophaga agri and carries:
- a CDS encoding aldo/keto reductase; its protein translation is MNYRPFKDVQVAEVGLGTWQLGSADWGNVCDEDALQILQAYTDAGGNFIDTADVYGMGVSETIIGKFLSTVNKELFVATKLGRRGDNGNGWPQNFSYDAMKRHTEASLQHLGLSRLFLQQLHCIPTEEMQSGKVFDHLRKLQDQGLIRYFGASVETSEEALICLEQEGLVSLQIIFNLFRQHVADEIFAKAQEKGVALIVRVPLASGLLSGHFKADTVFPEKDHRNYNANGAAFNAGETFSGIDFKEGVRLAADMQQLLPEGSMAQWAIRWILDHPAVTTVIPGASRVEQVTSNVSASQLTPLSAGIHTQLRKLYEKDVHGRIRGHY